The Nocardioides pantholopis genome window below encodes:
- a CDS encoding proline--tRNA ligase codes for MSRLFLRTLRDDPSDAEVPSHRLLVRAGYIRRAAPGIYTWLPLGLKVLRKVEGIVRDEMDAIGAQEVSFPALLPREPYEATNRWTEYGDNIFRLQDRKGADYLLGPTHEEMFTLLVKDLYSSYKDLPLSIYQIQTKYRDEARPRAGLLRGREFTMKDSYSFDVDDAGLDESYQAHRDAYVRIFDRLGFEYVIVRATSGAMGGSRSEEFLAKAAVGEDTYVSCSSCDYAANVEAVQVRPPEAVPYDDAPAAHAEATPETPTIESLVDHLNRELPRADRPWTAGDTLKNVLVVLKHPDGTREPLAIGLPGDREVDAKRLEGQLEPIEVEPFGDEEFKNHPSLVKGYIGPGVLGEENASGIRYVVDPRVVTGSRWVTGADAEGSHVLDLVAGRDFTPDGTIEAAEVRDGDPCPVCAQGVLGTARGIEMGHIFQLGRKYAEALDLRVLDENGKLVTVTMGSYGIGCTRAVAAIAEGTLDEMGLSWPRNVAPADVHLVAAGKDEAVVAAAERIAHELAAAGVEVLFDDRAGRISPGVKFKDAELIGVPTIVVVGKALAETGTVEVRERSSGERTEVPADHVVAHLVGRVRG; via the coding sequence ATGTCGCGGCTGTTCCTCCGCACCCTGCGCGACGACCCGTCGGACGCCGAGGTGCCCAGCCACCGGCTGCTGGTGCGCGCGGGCTACATCCGCCGCGCGGCGCCGGGCATCTACACCTGGCTGCCGCTGGGCCTGAAGGTGCTGCGCAAGGTCGAGGGCATCGTCCGCGACGAGATGGACGCGATCGGCGCGCAGGAGGTGAGCTTCCCTGCCCTGCTGCCCCGCGAGCCCTACGAGGCGACCAACCGCTGGACCGAGTACGGCGACAACATCTTCCGGCTCCAGGACCGCAAGGGTGCCGACTACCTGCTCGGCCCCACCCACGAGGAGATGTTCACGCTCCTGGTCAAGGACCTGTACTCCTCCTACAAGGACCTGCCGCTCTCGATCTACCAGATCCAGACCAAGTACCGCGACGAGGCGCGCCCCCGTGCGGGGCTGCTGCGCGGGCGCGAGTTCACGATGAAGGACTCCTACTCCTTCGATGTCGACGACGCCGGCCTGGACGAGAGCTACCAGGCCCACCGCGACGCCTACGTGCGGATCTTCGACCGGCTCGGGTTCGAGTACGTCATCGTCCGGGCCACCTCCGGCGCCATGGGCGGATCGCGCTCCGAGGAGTTCCTCGCCAAGGCCGCCGTCGGCGAGGACACCTACGTCAGCTGCAGCTCGTGCGACTACGCCGCGAACGTCGAGGCCGTCCAGGTCCGCCCGCCCGAGGCCGTGCCGTACGACGACGCGCCCGCGGCGCACGCCGAGGCGACCCCCGAGACCCCGACGATCGAGTCCCTGGTCGACCACCTCAACCGGGAGCTCCCGCGGGCGGACCGGCCCTGGACGGCCGGCGACACCCTCAAGAACGTCCTGGTGGTGCTCAAGCACCCCGACGGCACCCGGGAGCCGCTGGCGATCGGCCTGCCCGGCGACCGGGAGGTCGACGCGAAGCGGCTCGAGGGCCAGCTCGAGCCGATCGAGGTCGAGCCGTTCGGCGACGAGGAGTTCAAGAACCACCCGAGCCTGGTGAAGGGCTACATCGGCCCCGGCGTGCTGGGGGAGGAGAACGCCTCGGGGATCCGCTACGTCGTCGACCCCCGGGTCGTCACCGGCAGCCGCTGGGTGACCGGCGCCGACGCCGAGGGCAGCCACGTCCTCGACCTGGTCGCCGGGCGTGACTTCACACCCGACGGCACCATCGAGGCCGCGGAGGTCCGCGACGGCGACCCGTGCCCCGTCTGCGCGCAGGGCGTGCTCGGAACGGCCCGCGGCATCGAGATGGGGCACATCTTCCAGCTCGGCCGCAAGTACGCCGAGGCGCTGGACCTGCGGGTGCTCGACGAGAACGGCAAGCTGGTCACGGTCACGATGGGCTCCTACGGCATCGGCTGCACCCGGGCCGTGGCCGCGATCGCCGAGGGCACCCTCGACGAGATGGGCCTGTCCTGGCCGCGCAACGTCGCCCCCGCCGACGTGCACCTCGTCGCCGCCGGCAAGGACGAGGCGGTCGTGGCCGCCGCGGAGCGGATCGCCCACGAGCTGGCCGCGGCCGGGGTGGAGGTCCTCTTCGACGACCGGGCCGGCCGGATCAGCCCCGGCGTGAAGTTCAAGGACGCCGAGCTGATCGGCGTGCCCACGATCGTGGTGGTGGGCAAGGCGCTGGCCGAGACCGGCACCGTCGAGGTACGCGAGCGCAGCAGCGGCGAGCGCACCGAGGTGCCCGCCGACCACGTGGTCGCTCACCTGGTGGGTCGGGTCCGTGGCTGA
- the infB gene encoding translation initiation factor IF-2, producing MAKTRVHELAKEFGVESKFVLEKFKEMGEFVKSASSTVELPAEMRFRKEYGEKLKTAEGSAPAEASAKPAAKPAPRPGPRSAPAPSAPAAEAPAAAAPETTPEPAAQAPAPAEPAPAEAVAPAEAAAPAKASPRPGPRPGPSAPKPAAEEPPAPEAPAAAAPKAPAPKAPTPAPRPVGRPGGGSPRPGNNPFAPSQGMGRRPSPPRETGSPAAGAGAGAGDNRPPRPPAARDGGAPGRPGMPPRPNPAMMPKSPAAFGARPGGGPGRPGAPARGGAPGRPGAPGRGGPGGGAPGRPGGGFGPSGGGRPGGGRPGQRGQTQGAFGRPGGPSRRGRKSKRARRQEFEAMQAPTIGGVRVRKGDGETVRLPRGASLTDFAERIGVDAAQLVQMLFSLGEMVTATESVNDETLELIGEELNYDVQIVSPEDEDRELLESFDIEFGEDEGDESDLVVRPPVVTVMGHVDHGKTRLLDALRSSNVVAKEAGGITQHIGAYQVGAEVDGQERRITFIDTPGHEAFTAMRARGAQATDIAILVVAADDGVMPQTVEALNHAKAAGVPIVVAVNKIDKPDADPTKVRGQLTEYGLVPEEYGGDTMFVDVSAKSELNLDKLLEAVVLTADASLDLRANPTQDAQGLVVEAHLDRGRGPVATVLVQRGTLRVGDSIVAGPAHGRVRAMLDEFGTELTEATPARPAMVLGLSAVPGAGQNFLVVDDDRMARQIAEKREARERAAMQAKRRVRRTLEDFMASMEKGESQELNLILKGDVSGSVEALEDALAQIDVGDEVSLRVIDRGVGAITETNVDLAAASDAIIIGFNVRPQGKAGQMAEKEGVEIRYYSVIYQAIEEIEAALKGLLKPEYEEAVLGQAEIRAIFRSSKIGNIAGCMVTSGLLRRNAKVRIIRDSKMIADNLDLASLKRERDDASEVREGFECGLVLKNFQDIKEGDVVEAFEMREIPRS from the coding sequence GTGGCCAAGACCCGAGTTCACGAACTCGCCAAGGAGTTCGGCGTCGAGAGCAAGTTTGTTCTCGAGAAGTTCAAGGAGATGGGGGAGTTCGTCAAGTCGGCGAGCTCCACCGTAGAGCTGCCTGCGGAGATGCGTTTCCGCAAGGAGTACGGCGAGAAGCTGAAGACCGCCGAGGGCTCCGCCCCGGCCGAGGCGTCCGCGAAGCCGGCTGCGAAGCCGGCCCCCAGGCCCGGCCCGAGGTCGGCCCCGGCCCCGTCGGCTCCCGCTGCCGAGGCTCCGGCCGCTGCGGCGCCGGAGACGACCCCCGAGCCCGCTGCGCAGGCACCGGCGCCCGCCGAGCCCGCTCCCGCGGAGGCTGTCGCTCCCGCGGAGGCTGCCGCCCCCGCCAAGGCGTCCCCGCGACCCGGCCCCCGGCCCGGTCCGTCCGCCCCGAAGCCCGCTGCCGAGGAGCCGCCGGCTCCCGAGGCACCCGCCGCCGCTGCCCCCAAGGCTCCGGCGCCGAAGGCCCCGACCCCGGCTCCGCGACCCGTGGGTCGCCCCGGTGGCGGCTCGCCGCGTCCGGGCAACAACCCGTTCGCACCCAGCCAGGGCATGGGCCGGCGTCCGTCCCCGCCGCGCGAGACCGGTAGCCCGGCCGCCGGTGCTGGTGCCGGCGCCGGTGACAACCGTCCGCCGCGGCCCCCGGCCGCGCGTGACGGCGGTGCCCCCGGGCGCCCCGGCATGCCGCCGCGTCCGAACCCGGCGATGATGCCGAAGAGCCCAGCCGCGTTCGGTGCCCGCCCCGGTGGCGGTCCCGGTCGTCCGGGTGCCCCCGCTCGCGGCGGAGCCCCGGGTCGCCCCGGTGCCCCCGGTCGCGGTGGTCCCGGTGGCGGTGCCCCGGGTCGTCCCGGCGGTGGGTTCGGCCCGTCCGGCGGCGGTCGCCCCGGTGGCGGTCGTCCCGGCCAGCGCGGTCAGACCCAGGGCGCCTTCGGTCGCCCCGGTGGACCGTCGCGTCGCGGTCGCAAGTCCAAGCGCGCCCGTCGCCAGGAGTTCGAGGCCATGCAGGCCCCGACGATCGGTGGCGTGCGGGTCCGCAAGGGTGACGGCGAGACCGTCCGCCTGCCGCGGGGTGCCTCGCTGACCGACTTCGCCGAGCGGATCGGCGTCGACGCCGCCCAGCTCGTGCAGATGCTGTTCAGCCTGGGCGAGATGGTCACCGCGACCGAGTCGGTCAACGACGAGACCCTCGAGCTGATCGGCGAGGAGCTGAACTACGACGTTCAGATCGTCTCGCCCGAGGACGAGGACCGCGAGCTGCTGGAGTCCTTCGACATCGAGTTCGGTGAGGACGAGGGCGACGAGAGCGACCTCGTGGTCCGGCCGCCGGTCGTGACCGTCATGGGTCACGTCGACCACGGCAAGACCCGGCTCCTCGACGCGCTGCGCAGCTCCAACGTGGTCGCCAAGGAGGCCGGTGGCATCACGCAGCACATCGGCGCCTACCAGGTGGGTGCCGAGGTCGACGGCCAGGAGCGCCGGATCACCTTCATCGACACCCCGGGTCACGAGGCGTTCACCGCCATGCGTGCCCGTGGTGCCCAGGCGACCGACATCGCGATCCTCGTGGTCGCGGCCGACGACGGCGTCATGCCGCAGACGGTCGAGGCGCTCAACCACGCCAAGGCCGCCGGCGTGCCGATCGTGGTCGCGGTCAACAAGATCGACAAGCCGGACGCGGACCCGACCAAGGTGCGCGGCCAGCTGACCGAGTACGGCCTGGTCCCCGAGGAGTACGGCGGCGACACGATGTTCGTCGACGTCTCCGCGAAGTCCGAGCTCAACCTCGACAAGCTGCTGGAGGCGGTCGTCCTGACCGCCGACGCGTCGCTGGACCTGCGGGCCAACCCCACGCAGGACGCCCAGGGTCTGGTCGTCGAGGCGCACCTGGACCGCGGTCGCGGTCCGGTCGCCACGGTGCTGGTCCAGCGCGGCACGCTGCGCGTCGGCGACTCGATCGTCGCCGGTCCGGCCCACGGCCGGGTCCGGGCGATGCTCGACGAGTTCGGCACCGAGCTCACCGAGGCCACCCCGGCGCGTCCGGCGATGGTGCTCGGCCTCAGCGCGGTGCCCGGTGCGGGTCAGAACTTCCTGGTCGTCGACGACGACCGGATGGCCCGCCAGATCGCCGAGAAGCGCGAGGCCCGCGAGCGTGCGGCCATGCAGGCCAAGCGTCGCGTGCGCCGTACCCTCGAGGACTTCATGGCCTCCATGGAGAAGGGCGAGAGCCAGGAGCTCAACCTCATCCTCAAGGGCGACGTGTCCGGCTCGGTCGAGGCTCTCGAGGACGCCCTCGCGCAGATCGACGTCGGCGACGAGGTCAGCCTGCGGGTCATCGACCGCGGTGTCGGTGCGATCACCGAGACCAACGTCGACCTGGCCGCCGCCTCCGACGCCATCATCATCGGCTTCAACGTCCGGCCCCAGGGCAAGGCGGGCCAGATGGCGGAGAAGGAGGGCGTGGAGATCCGGTACTACTCGGTCATCTACCAGGCCATCGAGGAGATCGAGGCGGCCCTCAAGGGTCTGCTCAAGCCGGAGTACGAGGAGGCCGTTCTCGGCCAGGCCGAGATCCGGGCGATCTTCCGCTCCTCGAAGATCGGCAACATCGCCGGCTGCATGGTCACCTCGGGCCTGCTCCGCCGCAACGCCAAGGTGCGGATCATCCGCGACAGCAAGATGATCGCCGACAACCTCGACCTGGCCTCGCTGAAGCGGGAGCGGGACGACGCGTCGGAGGTCCGCGAGGGCTTCGAGTGCGGCCTCGTGCTGAAGAACTTCCAGGACATCAAGGAAGGCGATGTCGTGGAGGCCTTCGAGATGCGCGAGATCCCGCGCAGCTGA
- the truB gene encoding tRNA pseudouridine(55) synthase TruB, producing MSPAPGLVVVDKPAGITSHDVVARVRRLAGTRKVGHAGTLDPMATGVLVLGVDRATRLLGHLMLTQKAYDATVRLGVATSTDDAEGEVLATTPAAGIDEATVRQVLGEFVGDIEQVPTAVSAIKVDGKRAYQRVRDGEQVELQARPVTVHELVVHDVRPAGDSLDVDISLRCSSGTYVRAIARDAGARLGVGGHLTALRRTAVGPYDLSVARTLDQLGEEFAMLPIADAARAAFPAVDLDEQAAADVRVGRPLDVALPGLTAVFDPDGAFLALYETREGRSRPVAVFV from the coding sequence GTGAGTCCCGCACCGGGCCTGGTCGTCGTCGACAAGCCGGCCGGGATCACCTCCCACGACGTGGTGGCCCGGGTCCGGCGGCTCGCCGGCACCCGCAAGGTCGGCCACGCCGGCACCCTGGACCCGATGGCGACCGGGGTCCTGGTGCTCGGCGTGGACCGGGCCACCCGCCTGCTGGGGCACCTGATGCTGACCCAGAAGGCGTACGACGCGACGGTGCGGCTCGGGGTGGCGACCAGCACCGACGACGCCGAGGGCGAGGTGCTCGCGACCACGCCGGCCGCCGGCATCGACGAGGCCACCGTGCGCCAGGTCCTGGGCGAGTTCGTCGGGGACATCGAGCAGGTCCCGACCGCCGTCTCGGCGATCAAGGTCGACGGCAAGCGCGCCTACCAGCGGGTGCGCGACGGCGAGCAGGTCGAGCTCCAGGCGCGGCCGGTGACCGTCCACGAGCTCGTCGTCCACGACGTCCGGCCCGCGGGCGACTCGCTGGACGTCGACATCTCGCTGCGCTGCTCCAGCGGCACCTACGTCCGGGCGATCGCCCGCGACGCCGGTGCCCGGCTCGGCGTCGGGGGTCATCTGACCGCGCTGCGGCGCACCGCCGTCGGGCCCTACGACCTCTCCGTGGCGCGCACCCTGGACCAGCTCGGCGAGGAGTTCGCGATGCTGCCGATCGCCGACGCGGCGCGGGCGGCGTTCCCGGCCGTCGACCTCGACGAGCAGGCGGCGGCCGACGTCCGCGTCGGTCGTCCGCTCGACGTCGCGCTCCCCGGGCTGACAGCGGTCTTCGATCCCGACGGCGCCTTCCTGGCCCTCTACGAGACCCGGGAGGGCCGCTCCCGTCCGGTCGCCGTCTTCGTCTGA
- a CDS encoding YlxR family protein: MGCRRRATKSELLRVTAGSDPHGRPAVVPDPVATAPGRGAHLHPTTECYDLAVRRRAFARALRTTGGAPGLSTEPVGAYLLQNSTNPSTDQTYSTDRNWSSSS; encoded by the coding sequence GTGGGATGTCGGCGGCGGGCCACGAAGAGCGAGTTGTTGCGGGTGACCGCAGGCTCGGACCCGCACGGCCGACCGGCCGTCGTGCCCGATCCGGTGGCCACCGCTCCCGGTCGCGGGGCGCACCTGCATCCCACGACCGAGTGCTACGACCTCGCGGTGCGGCGAAGAGCCTTCGCCCGTGCCCTCCGGACCACCGGGGGAGCGCCGGGGCTCTCCACCGAGCCGGTGGGGGCGTACCTGCTGCAGAACAGCACCAACCCGAGCACCGACCAGACGTACTCGACCGACAGAAACTGGAGCAGCAGCTCATGA
- a CDS encoding DUF4439 domain-containing protein: MRAATELEALQQTLAAEHAAVHVLGVLGAQTSRSATPALASAVGAAYAAHRGRRDQLVSVVRAAGGTPVGAEPAYRLPEDLGTTGDPAAAVTREARRVEADCAATYAWLVGTTTEHRAWAVTALTDAAVRGLGFGATAETLPGVTSGSPTT, from the coding sequence ATGAGGGCCGCGACCGAGCTCGAGGCGCTCCAGCAGACCCTCGCCGCCGAGCACGCCGCCGTGCACGTCCTCGGCGTGCTGGGCGCCCAGACGTCCCGCTCGGCCACGCCCGCGCTGGCGAGCGCGGTCGGGGCGGCGTACGCCGCGCACCGCGGCCGGCGCGACCAGCTCGTTTCGGTGGTCCGGGCCGCGGGGGGCACCCCGGTCGGGGCCGAGCCCGCCTACCGGCTGCCCGAGGACCTCGGCACGACCGGCGACCCCGCGGCCGCGGTGACCCGGGAGGCCCGCCGGGTCGAGGCGGACTGCGCTGCGACGTACGCCTGGCTGGTCGGCACCACCACCGAGCACCGGGCCTGGGCGGTGACCGCCCTGACCGACGCCGCGGTCCGCGGTCTCGGCTTCGGCGCGACCGCCGAGACCCTGCCCGGGGTCACCTCGGGCAGCCCCACCACCTGA
- a CDS encoding acetyl-CoA hydrolase/transferase family protein, whose amino-acid sequence MPRITCPVLADRVTTAEAAAELIRPGDSVGISGFTGAGYPKAVPAALARRIEAAHARGEEFTVGLWSGASTAPEVDGALAEVHGIDKRLPYNSDPTLRALINSGEVDYVDSHLSHSAQHMWFGFYGNLDVAVVEVAAILPNGLLVPGSSVGNNKTWLDQADRVILEVNSWQPRDFEGFHDIYYGTALPPHRFPLQLTHSFQRIGDPYLRVDPAKVLAVVETNAPDRNSAFKEPDEASRAMADLLVDFLRHEVKRGRMPADLLPLQSGVGNVANAVMAGLRVSEFENLTAFTEVIQDGMLDLIDSGTLRSVSATSFGLSPTGVQRFLDNVGAYKGKILLRSEEISNHPELVRRLGVIAINGMIEADIYGNVNSTHVMGSAIMNGIGGSGDFARNAFLNFFVSPSTAKDGAISAIVPMASHVDHTEHDVHVLVTEQGLADLRGLSPTDRAERVIANCAHPDYRDALTDYVERAKVARPTARHTPHLLTEALSWHARYLETGHM is encoded by the coding sequence ATGCCCCGGATCACCTGCCCGGTGCTCGCGGACCGGGTCACCACCGCCGAGGCGGCGGCCGAGCTGATCCGGCCCGGAGACTCGGTCGGCATCAGCGGCTTCACCGGCGCCGGCTACCCCAAGGCAGTCCCGGCTGCCCTGGCGCGGCGCATTGAGGCCGCCCACGCGCGGGGCGAGGAGTTCACGGTCGGCCTGTGGTCGGGCGCCTCCACCGCGCCCGAGGTCGACGGGGCGCTGGCCGAGGTCCACGGCATCGACAAGCGGCTGCCCTACAACTCCGACCCGACGCTGCGCGCGCTGATCAACTCCGGCGAGGTCGACTACGTCGACTCCCACCTGAGCCACTCCGCGCAGCACATGTGGTTCGGCTTCTACGGCAACCTCGACGTCGCGGTGGTCGAGGTGGCCGCGATCCTGCCGAACGGGCTGCTGGTCCCCGGCAGCTCGGTGGGCAACAACAAGACCTGGCTGGACCAGGCCGACCGGGTCATCCTCGAGGTCAACAGCTGGCAGCCCCGCGACTTCGAGGGCTTCCACGACATCTACTACGGCACGGCGCTCCCGCCGCACCGGTTCCCGCTCCAGCTGACCCACTCCTTCCAGCGCATCGGCGACCCGTACCTGCGCGTAGACCCGGCGAAGGTGCTGGCGGTCGTCGAGACCAACGCCCCGGACCGCAACTCCGCGTTCAAGGAGCCCGACGAGGCCTCGCGTGCGATGGCAGACCTGCTGGTCGACTTCCTGCGCCACGAGGTCAAGCGCGGCCGGATGCCGGCCGACCTGCTGCCGCTGCAGAGCGGCGTCGGGAACGTCGCCAACGCGGTGATGGCCGGCCTGCGCGTGAGCGAGTTCGAGAACCTCACGGCGTTCACCGAGGTGATCCAGGACGGGATGCTCGACCTGATCGACAGCGGCACGCTGCGCTCGGTCTCGGCGACCTCGTTCGGGCTCTCGCCCACCGGCGTCCAGCGATTCCTGGACAACGTGGGCGCCTACAAGGGCAAGATCCTGCTGCGCAGCGAGGAGATCTCCAACCATCCCGAGCTGGTGCGCCGGCTCGGGGTGATCGCGATCAACGGGATGATCGAGGCCGACATCTACGGCAACGTGAACTCCACCCACGTCATGGGCTCGGCGATCATGAACGGCATCGGCGGCAGCGGCGACTTCGCCCGCAACGCGTTCCTGAACTTCTTCGTCTCCCCGTCGACCGCGAAGGACGGTGCGATCTCCGCGATCGTGCCGATGGCCAGCCACGTCGACCACACCGAGCACGACGTGCACGTGCTGGTCACCGAGCAGGGACTCGCCGACCTCCGCGGGCTCTCGCCGACCGACCGTGCGGAGCGGGTGATCGCCAACTGCGCCCACCCGGACTACCGCGACGCGCTCACCGACTACGTCGAGCGCGCCAAGGTCGCCCGCCCGACGGCCCGGCACACCCCGCACCTGCTCACCGAGGCGCTGTCGTGGCACGCCCGCTACCTCGAGACGGGACACATGTGA
- the nusA gene encoding transcription termination factor NusA produces MDIDLSILRMLEREKEISFDVLVEAIEQALLTAYRKSPGAQDHARVVLDRKSGHVSVLAREADADGKPEGEEYDDTPQGFGRIAATTAKQIMLQRLRDAEDDIRFGEFSGKEGDIVSGVIQQGRNPDDVLVDLGKIEALLPVGERVPGEDYSHGTRIKCLVVSVRKGMRGPQISLSRSHPNLVKKLFALEVPEIADGTVEIAAIAREAGHRTKIAVRSAVPGVNAKGACIGPMGQRVRNVMAELSGEKIDIVDWSENSARMVANALSPARVTSVEVLDEAARSARVVVPDFQLSLAIGKEGQNARLAARLTGWRIDIRSDEEPAAEA; encoded by the coding sequence ATGGACATCGACCTGAGCATCCTGCGGATGCTGGAGCGCGAGAAGGAGATCTCCTTCGACGTCCTCGTCGAGGCGATCGAGCAGGCGCTGCTCACGGCGTACCGCAAGTCCCCCGGTGCCCAGGACCACGCGCGCGTCGTGCTGGACCGCAAGAGCGGCCACGTCAGCGTGCTGGCCCGCGAGGCCGACGCGGACGGCAAGCCGGAGGGCGAGGAGTACGACGACACCCCCCAGGGCTTCGGCCGGATCGCCGCGACGACCGCCAAGCAGATCATGCTCCAGCGGCTGCGCGACGCCGAGGACGACATCCGGTTCGGGGAGTTCTCCGGCAAGGAGGGCGACATCGTCTCCGGTGTCATCCAGCAGGGCCGCAACCCCGACGACGTGCTGGTCGACCTCGGCAAGATCGAGGCGCTGCTCCCGGTCGGCGAGCGGGTCCCGGGCGAGGACTACTCCCACGGCACCCGGATCAAGTGCCTGGTCGTCTCGGTGCGCAAGGGCATGCGCGGCCCCCAGATCTCGCTGTCGCGCTCGCACCCGAACCTGGTCAAGAAGCTCTTCGCGCTCGAGGTGCCCGAGATCGCCGACGGCACCGTCGAGATCGCCGCGATAGCCCGCGAGGCCGGTCACCGCACCAAGATCGCGGTCCGCTCGGCCGTTCCCGGCGTCAACGCCAAGGGCGCCTGCATCGGCCCGATGGGCCAGCGGGTGCGCAACGTGATGGCCGAGCTGTCCGGCGAGAAGATCGACATCGTCGACTGGTCGGAGAACTCCGCGCGGATGGTGGCGAACGCGCTCTCCCCGGCCCGGGTGACCTCGGTGGAGGTGCTCGACGAGGCGGCCCGCTCGGCCCGCGTCGTCGTGCCGGATTTCCAGCTCTCCCTGGCCATCGGCAAGGAGGGCCAGAACGCCCGGCTCGCCGCCCGGCTGACCGGCTGGCGCATCGACATCCGCTCCGACGAGGAGCCGGCCGCGGAGGCCTGA
- a CDS encoding HAD family hydrolase, with amino-acid sequence MSGAGPVEAVIFDWGGTLTRWHDVDFHAESVALAQAVLATPTREDDHHAHAARLHRAGSVIWGRSRDHQRSATIADLFTEAGLDHDPDLLAAYYEFWEPHTATDPEVRPLWEALRAAGVKVGVLSNTIWPRAWHVGFFERDGVADLIDGDVYTSEIPWTKPSPLAFRAAMDAVGATDPARCVYVGDRLYDDVWGARNAGLRAVHVPHSTIPADQVGHTEGEPDAVVGSLSELLDVLDAWA; translated from the coding sequence GTGAGCGGGGCCGGGCCGGTCGAGGCGGTGATCTTCGACTGGGGCGGCACGCTGACCCGCTGGCACGACGTGGACTTCCACGCCGAGTCGGTGGCGCTGGCCCAGGCGGTGCTGGCCACGCCCACCCGGGAGGACGACCACCACGCCCACGCCGCCCGCCTGCACCGGGCCGGGAGCGTGATCTGGGGACGCAGCCGCGACCACCAGCGCAGCGCGACGATCGCCGACCTGTTCACCGAGGCCGGCCTGGACCACGACCCGGACCTGCTCGCGGCGTACTACGAGTTCTGGGAGCCGCACACCGCCACCGACCCCGAGGTGCGTCCGCTGTGGGAGGCGCTGCGGGCGGCGGGGGTCAAGGTCGGCGTGCTGTCGAACACGATCTGGCCGCGGGCCTGGCACGTCGGCTTCTTCGAGCGCGACGGCGTCGCGGACCTCATCGACGGCGACGTCTACACCAGCGAGATCCCGTGGACCAAGCCGTCCCCGCTGGCGTTCCGCGCGGCGATGGACGCCGTCGGCGCCACGGACCCGGCCCGCTGCGTCTACGTGGGGGACCGGCTCTACGACGACGTGTGGGGTGCCCGGAACGCCGGGCTGCGCGCGGTCCACGTCCCGCACAGCACGATCCCGGCCGACCAGGTCGGCCACACCGAGGGCGAGCCGGACGCGGTCGTGGGCTCGCTCTCCGAGCTCCTCGACGTGCTCGACGCCTGGGCCTGA
- the rimP gene encoding ribosome maturation factor RimP, whose protein sequence is MTGSSQDAVREQIEAVLVDPLGVLGLDIEAIEITPAGKRRVLRIAVDTDGGVTLDDVAEATREINRVLDDSDVMGEHPYTLEVTSRGVDRPLTLPRHWRRNQDRLVKVTLSDDTVVTGRILESDEDGAVLDEAGSRREIPYPEVVKALVQIEFNRKNEES, encoded by the coding sequence GTGACCGGATCCAGCCAGGACGCCGTCCGGGAGCAGATCGAGGCTGTGCTCGTCGATCCCCTGGGCGTGCTGGGACTCGACATCGAGGCCATCGAGATCACTCCTGCCGGCAAGCGCCGAGTGCTGCGGATCGCCGTCGACACCGACGGCGGGGTCACCCTCGACGACGTGGCCGAGGCGACCCGCGAGATCAACCGGGTCCTCGACGACTCGGACGTCATGGGCGAGCACCCCTACACCCTGGAGGTCACCTCCCGGGGCGTGGACCGGCCGCTGACGCTGCCGCGGCACTGGCGGCGCAACCAGGACCGGCTGGTCAAGGTGACGCTGAGCGACGACACGGTCGTCACCGGACGGATCCTGGAGTCCGACGAGGACGGCGCCGTTCTCGACGAGGCCGGTTCCCGTCGCGAGATCCCCTACCCCGAGGTCGTCAAGGCGCTCGTGCAGATCGAGTTCAACCGGAAGAACGAGGAGTCCTGA
- the rbfA gene encoding 30S ribosome-binding factor RbfA yields the protein MTNPRVRKIADRIQVIVAEMLERRIKDPRLGFVTVTDVRVTGDSQQATVFYTVLGGEEEMAGTAAALESARGLIRSEVAKQLQMRTAPTLAFVHDALPETARHLDEVLAKARLSDEQVAAAREGASYASEEDPYKKPREIPDDEPDLESGTDIESDTETDTDTDTAADISGEADDTGRTGA from the coding sequence ATGACCAACCCACGGGTGCGCAAGATCGCGGACCGGATCCAGGTGATCGTCGCGGAGATGCTCGAGCGCCGGATCAAGGACCCGCGGCTCGGCTTCGTCACGGTCACCGACGTCAGGGTCACCGGGGACAGCCAGCAGGCCACTGTCTTCTACACGGTGCTCGGCGGCGAGGAGGAGATGGCCGGCACCGCCGCCGCGCTGGAGTCGGCCCGCGGGCTGATCCGCTCGGAGGTCGCCAAGCAGCTGCAGATGCGCACCGCGCCGACGCTGGCGTTCGTCCACGACGCGCTGCCCGAGACCGCCCGCCACCTCGACGAGGTGCTGGCCAAGGCACGGCTCTCCGACGAGCAGGTGGCCGCGGCCCGCGAGGGCGCGTCGTACGCCTCCGAGGAGGACCCGTACAAGAAGCCCCGCGAGATCCCCGACGACGAGCCGGACCTCGAGTCCGGCACCGACATCGAGTCCGACACCGAGACTGACACCGACACTGACACAGCGGCCGACATCAGCGGCGAGGCCGACGACACCGGTCGCACCGGGGCGTGA